One stretch of Thermodesulfovibrionales bacterium DNA includes these proteins:
- a CDS encoding GNAT family N-acetyltransferase, with amino-acid sequence MRSLFILLVEENTNIIGIAPFYIEKSPSSILKIRRLYFLGYPECGSDYLDVIIKRGYEKEVSELIYDFLMSERDWDIMELCPIHAQSVFFLYLYEKMEQQGKYIHVKPSFFCPVTVLPQNTDDFFASLSNHRRQQFRRHLNLLRREGAVGLITYSSGGDGDLTGELQSFFTIYEKSRALSKSFTMFLQKFFIRIHERGNPYFQLDFLTFNDKYIAGLLHLKYNDILYLYSMAVDKAFRPQISIGNLIIGMAIEKAIRENIKIYDFLRGTEHYKFHWSNRIITQISIRFYKRGFAPLLISAWQFCKSLGKIILR; translated from the coding sequence ATGCGATCCCTATTTATTCTTCTAGTAGAAGAAAATACGAACATAATTGGTATCGCGCCCTTTTACATTGAGAAATCACCCTCTTCTATCTTAAAAATAAGAAGGTTATATTTTCTGGGTTATCCCGAATGCGGCTCTGATTATCTCGATGTAATCATAAAGCGAGGCTATGAAAAAGAAGTGTCAGAATTAATTTATGATTTTCTCATGAGTGAAAGAGATTGGGATATAATGGAATTATGCCCCATTCATGCTCAATCTGTTTTTTTTCTATATCTTTATGAAAAAATGGAGCAGCAAGGCAAGTATATTCACGTAAAGCCAAGTTTTTTCTGTCCTGTCACTGTGCTGCCTCAAAATACAGATGATTTTTTCGCCTCCCTATCCAATCACAGGAGGCAGCAGTTCAGGAGGCATCTGAATCTCTTAAGAAGAGAGGGGGCGGTAGGGCTCATTACTTATTCAAGCGGTGGAGATGGGGATTTGACCGGAGAGCTACAGAGTTTTTTTACTATCTATGAAAAGAGTAGAGCTCTATCAAAATCCTTTACAATGTTTCTGCAGAAATTTTTTATTAGAATCCATGAAAGGGGTAATCCTTATTTTCAATTAGACTTTTTGACATTTAATGATAAATATATAGCCGGCCTCCTTCATCTTAAATATAATGATATCCTTTATCTCTACTCAATGGCTGTAGATAAAGCCTTCAGACCTCAGATAAGTATCGGTAATTTAATTATAGGTATGGCTATTGAGAAGGCGATCAGGGAGAATATTAAAATTTATGATTTTTTAAGGGGAACTGAACATTATAAATTCCACTGGTCAAACAGAATTATCACTCAGATTTCCATTCGATTTTATAAAAGAGGGTTTGCTCCTTTACTTATTTCCGCCTGGCAGTTCTGCAAGTCTTTAGGAAAGATCATTCTTCGCTGA
- a CDS encoding DUF3473 domain-containing protein, whose translation MINALTVDVEDYFMVSAFAHCIKFEEWNNFECRVDRNVYKILEVLAKFSVRATFFMLGWVAERYPALVRDIYESGHEIASHGYNHKLIYDLSPDEFRRDVQISKRILEDIIGIRIAGYRAPSYSISKKTLWALDILVEEGYVYDSSIFPIHHDVYGIPEAKRFPHIIKTEAGSIMEYPPSTLRFLGLNIPVAGGGYLRLLPVEFIKYAIKRLNEKEKSMAILYIHPWEIDTEQPRLRAGLRSSFRHYFNIRKTLSKIESILKDFKFESIGFFYFNEHKEN comes from the coding sequence ATGATTAATGCTCTGACTGTTGATGTAGAAGATTATTTCATGGTGTCTGCCTTTGCTCATTGTATTAAATTTGAAGAATGGAATAATTTCGAATGCAGAGTGGATAGAAATGTATACAAAATTCTTGAAGTGCTGGCCAAATTTTCAGTCAGGGCGACCTTTTTTATGTTGGGATGGGTTGCTGAAAGGTATCCTGCTCTTGTGAGAGATATTTATGAAAGCGGACACGAGATTGCCTCCCACGGTTATAACCACAAACTTATCTACGATTTATCTCCTGATGAGTTTAGACGGGATGTCCAGATTTCAAAAAGAATTCTTGAGGATATAATCGGTATAAGGATAGCTGGCTACAGGGCTCCAAGCTATTCAATTTCAAAGAAGACTTTATGGGCCCTTGATATTCTTGTTGAAGAGGGATATGTTTACGATTCAAGTATTTTTCCAATTCATCATGATGTATATGGAATTCCTGAAGCAAAAAGATTCCCTCACATTATTAAGACAGAGGCAGGTTCAATAATGGAGTATCCACCTTCCACACTGAGATTTTTAGGTTTAAATATTCCAGTTGCTGGAGGAGGATATTTGAGGCTTCTTCCTGTTGAATTTATAAAATATGCCATTAAGAGATTAAATGAGAAGGAAAAGAGTATGGCGATCCTTTATATTCATCCCTGGGAAATAGATACAGAACAGCCTCGTTTAAGGGCAGGGCTCAGATCCTCTTTCAGGCACTATTTCAATATTCGCAAAACCCTTTCAAAGATAGAAAGCATATTAAAAGATTTTAAATTTGAATCTATAGGTTTTTTCTACTTCAATGAACATAAGGAAAATTAA
- a CDS encoding XrtA-associated ATPase: MYNSFFGFRENPFQLTPDPDFFYSGRAHRRALTYLEYGMLSSCNFIVISGEIGTGKTTLIRAFLKKISNAVDVASLSHTMLTSSQLISMINQEFGLKIENRDKPVLLKDLTDFLINNYIEEKKTLLIIDEAHNLSYDQLEEIRLLSNLETEKEKLLKIILVGQPELDRKLASPQLAQLRQRIAVYTHLNPLSREEMEEYIFHRLEIAGNRDAVKFEDGVMEQIFEYSKGVPRLVNILCDFLLLIAFSEKTKVINSSVVSDVIKDLGNRPDIKMASDTIKNVNGDFRKIKEALVRCDLKIRQLELVVSEIYKKVYG; this comes from the coding sequence ATGTATAATTCCTTTTTTGGATTCAGAGAAAATCCCTTTCAGTTGACGCCTGATCCTGATTTTTTTTATTCAGGAAGGGCCCATAGAAGGGCACTAACCTATCTTGAATACGGGATGTTAAGCAGCTGCAATTTCATCGTCATATCTGGAGAAATCGGAACAGGTAAGACAACTCTGATAAGGGCATTTTTAAAAAAAATATCTAATGCTGTGGATGTAGCAAGTCTCTCCCATACAATGCTCACATCAAGTCAACTTATTTCAATGATAAATCAGGAGTTCGGTTTAAAAATTGAGAACAGGGATAAGCCTGTGCTTTTAAAAGATCTGACAGATTTTTTGATCAATAATTATATTGAAGAAAAGAAAACCCTTTTAATAATAGATGAGGCTCATAATTTGAGTTACGATCAGCTGGAAGAGATAAGATTATTATCCAATCTAGAAACTGAAAAAGAAAAACTTCTAAAAATTATTCTTGTCGGGCAGCCCGAACTTGACCGCAAGCTTGCGAGTCCCCAGCTTGCTCAGTTGAGACAGAGAATCGCTGTTTATACACATCTCAATCCTTTAAGCAGGGAGGAAATGGAAGAATACATTTTCCACCGCCTTGAAATTGCCGGCAACCGGGATGCAGTAAAATTTGAAGATGGAGTGATGGAGCAGATTTTTGAATACAGCAAGGGCGTGCCCAGACTTGTAAATATTTTGTGTGATTTTTTACTTTTGATAGCTTTTTCAGAAAAAACCAAGGTTATAAACAGTTCTGTTGTTAGTGATGTAATAAAGGATTTAGGTAATAGACCGGATATTAAAATGGCATCAGATACGATTAAAAATGTTAATGGTGATTTTAGAAAGATTAAGGAAGCCCTTGTAAGGTGTGACTTAAAAATAAGACAGCTTGAATTAGTTGTAAGCGAGATTTATAAAAAGGTTTACGGTTGA
- a CDS encoding TIGR03016 family PEP-CTERM system-associated outer membrane protein has translation MAEKRYFIALCIFLVLCFFFRAEAADLKIKTSLSLSEEYNDNLYLSASDKTHEYISYIEPSFNIIYRTIRLDMSLDYTFRWIYYSRLKDDDTSHLLNASTKIDIVKNFLYLDLSDEFSKTIIDPRRPSTETNITVNKTDRNIFSASPYLKINLTDTLVMNPGYRYYNIWFRDPEGIDRVMHEFFNRFEKKLSLRAAAGIESIFIMHRPERGEDSELITNSLYYSHQFSQKSNMTMSVGYRYINFGDRTDKKFILYRLSFSRALDKGDVTFNVRRDTLPSAQLGIYDVRSEEISIRYGTGIIYNLNLIHEKSKYLETDRVDESYAISPGITLNYNPWFQHRISAGYRNERLRPEKEERERYMISTALDYSISEKDNLILSYGYTSYNSSIDRDEYEENIITIKYRHIF, from the coding sequence GTGGCAGAGAAAAGATATTTCATAGCACTTTGCATTTTTTTAGTTTTATGCTTTTTCTTCCGGGCTGAGGCTGCTGACCTAAAAATAAAGACATCCCTTTCCTTATCAGAGGAATACAATGACAACCTTTATCTATCGGCATCGGATAAGACTCATGAATATATATCTTATATAGAACCATCTTTCAATATCATCTACAGAACTATAAGACTTGATATGTCATTAGATTATACCTTCAGATGGATTTATTACAGCCGACTTAAAGATGATGATACTTCCCATTTGCTGAACGCCTCTACAAAGATAGATATCGTAAAAAATTTCTTATATCTTGATTTATCCGATGAATTTTCAAAGACTATCATTGATCCCAGGCGTCCATCAACAGAGACAAATATTACGGTGAACAAGACTGACAGAAATATTTTTTCCGCTTCACCCTATCTGAAAATAAATCTCACCGATACTTTGGTGATGAATCCAGGTTATCGATATTATAACATCTGGTTCAGGGATCCAGAAGGTATTGATAGGGTCATGCATGAATTTTTTAATAGATTTGAAAAGAAATTAAGCCTGAGAGCAGCAGCCGGAATCGAATCAATTTTTATAATGCATAGACCTGAAAGAGGAGAGGACAGTGAGCTGATTACCAATTCTTTATATTATTCCCATCAATTCTCCCAAAAAAGCAATATGACTATGTCCGTTGGGTACAGATATATTAATTTCGGTGACAGAACTGATAAAAAATTTATTCTGTACAGATTATCCTTTAGCAGGGCTCTTGACAAAGGCGATGTGACTTTTAATGTAAGAAGAGATACCTTACCATCTGCTCAGCTCGGAATTTATGATGTAAGGTCAGAGGAAATTTCGATAAGGTACGGGACAGGAATTATTTATAACCTTAATCTTATTCATGAAAAGAGTAAATATTTAGAAACCGATCGAGTCGATGAGTCTTATGCCATAAGCCCAGGTATAACTTTAAATTATAATCCATGGTTTCAGCATAGGATAAGTGCAGGTTACAGAAATGAAAGACTTAGACCTGAAAAAGAAGAAAGAGAGCGGTACATGATTTCAACAGCTCTTGATTATTCAATAAGTGAAAAGGATAATCTTATCCTGAGTTACGGGTACACTTCTTACAATTCAAGCATTGACAGGGATGAATATGAAGAAAATATAATAACCATTAAATACAGGCATATTTTCTGA
- a CDS encoding CpsD/CapB family tyrosine-protein kinase, protein MDILERAFNRVLKEKKYLVAQNLEDNFSGDPQPVVVDLNNVSPYVVSLIRPDSFESEQFRKLKARIFKDHAIEENRTLLVTSPDAGAGKSLVALNLSVSLALSSDFRILLIDADLKHPSIHHYLGINENSGLSHYLEGSFDLSKIIMTTNIGNLDIVFCGKDINDRYLQEKMKIFIQAMKRRYQYIILDSPPILSSADTIQLAFLSEAVLLVINDKKTTKNSVRQALSLLNKERIIGIVLNCFPSSLIRIKYPYYFDGR, encoded by the coding sequence GTGGATATACTGGAGAGAGCGTTTAATAGAGTCCTTAAGGAAAAAAAATATCTTGTCGCACAAAACCTTGAAGATAACTTTTCGGGTGATCCTCAGCCTGTGGTGGTCGATCTTAATAATGTCAGCCCCTATGTGGTAAGTCTCATTAGACCCGATTCTTTTGAATCTGAGCAGTTCAGAAAGTTAAAGGCAAGAATCTTTAAGGATCATGCGATAGAAGAGAACAGGACTTTGCTCGTTACAAGTCCTGATGCAGGTGCCGGTAAGAGTCTTGTTGCTTTAAATTTGTCTGTAAGTCTTGCACTATCGTCTGATTTCAGAATACTTCTTATTGATGCCGACCTCAAGCATCCATCTATACATCACTATCTTGGAATTAACGAAAATAGCGGCCTTTCTCATTATCTTGAAGGCTCTTTTGATTTATCAAAGATTATAATGACTACTAACATAGGAAATCTTGATATCGTCTTCTGCGGGAAGGATATAAATGATAGGTATCTGCAGGAAAAGATGAAAATATTCATTCAGGCGATGAAGCGAAGATATCAATACATTATACTCGATTCTCCACCCATTCTTTCGTCGGCCGATACTATTCAGCTTGCCTTTCTTTCTGAGGCTGTTCTTCTTGTGATTAATGATAAAAAAACGACTAAGAACTCTGTCAGGCAGGCACTTTCACTTCTAAATAAAGAAAGGATAATCGGTATTGTTCTGAACTGTTTTCCTTCTTCCCTGATAAGGATAAAATATCCTTACTATTTTGACGGGCGATGA